One Glycine max cultivar Williams 82 chromosome 6, Glycine_max_v4.0, whole genome shotgun sequence DNA segment encodes these proteins:
- the LOC100818455 gene encoding cation/H(+) antiporter 15, translated as MEEPENHTLHSQLIVDNPNEIWKSENILRFFLPQFTLLLFFIVSMTRFIHYILRPFNQPHFVAEFFAGLLLCPEIVGKSEITAYVIPPKALLGVETVAHVGLIYNVFLTGLEMNLDAVLLARKKATTIAIAATIIPMALGTAIYSLGQALYPDDKSSFNTPSAYLFCALVLSVTNYPVLAHILADLKILYTGLGRVAVTAATINDFYNWAMFVILIPFATHSEKPFVSVMLTMIFVLFCYYMLRPSLNRLIEKITDKNEWDNYKLSYVLVGVLFCAHVTEMLGTHSIVGALVFGLILPRGKFADMLMERSDDLVSMYLAPLFFIGCGIRFNFATFEKTKLRNVMIITLLSCCTKIVSTVIATGFYRMPFRDGVALGALLNTKGLLPLVMLNIASDREILSRDFYTIMTTANVLMTILVSPTINYIYKPRKQFEKDKLRTIQNLKADADIRVVACVHNARQAAGMITILEACSATNASRLRVFSLQLIELKGRGTAFLVDHNSSHQSQADTEAIANIFAEISPEQGHTNTSLETLSAVSSYETIHKDIYNIADEKRASLILIPFHKHSSAEGTLEVTNPAFKEINQNVMNYAPCSVGILVDRGHGSLSKVSLRVCVVFIGGPDDREALAISWRMAKHPGIHLSMVHVLLYGKAAEVDTNATTNDESHGILSTIIDSGKEKELDEEYVSLFRLMAVNNEDSITYSEKEVHTGDDIPLVLNELDRGSYDLYILGHGKGRNSLVLSNLMEWTDCPELGVIGDMLASNSFDSCSSVLVVQQYGFGGMNFNKGSNEATSSKHGDVEALFGKGE; from the exons ATGGAAGAGCCAGAAAACCACACCTTACATTCCCAACTTATTGTAGATAATCCCAATGAGATTTGGAAAAGTGAAAACATCTTACGATTTTTTCTACCCCAATTTACCCTCCTATTGTTTTTCATTGTCTCTATGACTCGTTTTATACACTACATCCTCAGACCTTTCAATCAACCACATTTTGTTGCTGAATTTTTT GCAGGTTTACTGCTATGTCCAGAAATAGTTGGAAAATCAGAAATTACTGCATATGTGATACCTCCAAAAGCACTCCTTGGTGTAGAGACAGTGGCACATGTGGGTCTCATCTACAATGTCTTCCTAACCGGCTTGGAGATGAACCTAGACGCTGTCCTACTAGCGCGAAAAAAGGCAACCACCATTGCTATTGCTGCCACCATCATTCCAATGGCGTTAGGGACTGCCATATATTCTTTAGGTCAAGCTCTCTACCCAGATGATAAGTCATCTTTCAACACACCTAGTGCATATTTATTCTGTGCTTTGGTTCTTAGTGTCACAAATTATCCTGTTCTAGCTCACATTCTTGCTGATCTTAAGATCCTCTACACGGGTCTTGGTAGAGTGGCTGTAACCGCAGCCACAATTAATGACTTCTACAATTGGGCAATGTTTGTGATTCTGATTCCTTTTGCCACTCATAGTGAAAAACCCTTTGTGTCAGTGATGTTGACCATGATCTTTGTCCTCTTTTGCTACTACATGTTACGCCCTTCACTTAACCGTTTGATAGAGAAAATAACGGACAAGAATGAATGGGACAACTACAAGTTGTCGTATGTGCTCGTAGGGGTTTTGTTTTGTGCACATGTTACTGAAATGCTTGGCACTCACTCCATTGTTGGGGCATTGGTGTTCGGGCTGATTCTTCCTAGGGGAAAATTCGCGGACATGTTGATGGAAAGGTCAGACGATCTTGTCTCTATGTATCTGGCACCATTGTTCTTCATTGGATGTGGTATAAGATTCAACTTCGCAACTTTCGAAAAGACAAAGTTGCGTAATGTGATGATAATCACGCTCTTGTCATGCTGCACAAAGATAGTAAGCACTGTGATAGCCACTGGCTTCTATCGTATGCCTTTTCGAGATGGAGTGGCCCTTGGAGCGCTTTTGAACACCAAAGGCCTCTTGCCCTTAGTAATGCTAAACATTGCAAGTGACAGAGAG attTTGAGTAGGGATTTCTATACAATTATGACGACGGCTAATGTTCTGATGACTATACTAGTGTCTCCAACCATCAACTACATATACAAGCCAAGAAAGCAATTTGAGAAGGATAAGCTAAGGACCATACAAAACCTGAAGGCTGATGCAGATATCCGAGTAGTAGCTTGTGTCCACAACGCGCGCCAAGCCGCGGGAATGATCACCATCCTTGAAGCATGCAGCGCCACAAACGCTTCCCGTCTCCGCGTGTTTTCTCTTCAACTCATCGAGCTCAAAGGCCGCGGCACCGCCTTTCTTGTGGATCATAACAGTTCTCATCAATCACAAGCTGACACCGAGGCCATTGCCAATATTTTTGCCGAAATCTCGCCGGAGCAAGGGCACACAAACACCAGCCTGGAGACTCTCAGCGCCGTCTCCTCCTACGAGACCATTCACAAGGACATCTACAACATCGCCGACGAGAAACGCGCCTCGTTGATTCTCATCCCGTTTCACAAACACTCCAGCGCGGAAG GTACCCTAGAAGTGACCAACCCCGCATTCAAGGAGATAAACCAAAACGTGATGAACTACGCGCCATGTTCAGTGGGAATCCTGGTTGATCGTGGGCACGGGTCGTTATCGAAGGTAAGCCTGCGTGTCTGCGTCGTCTTCATCGGTGGCCCCGATGATCGTGAAGCCTTGGCCATTTCTTGGaggatggcgaagcaccccggGATCCATCTCTCCATGGTGCATGTTCTTTTGTACGGAAAGGCTGCTGAAGtggacacaaatgcaacaacaaATGATGAATCGCATGGGATATTGTCTACAATAATTGATAGTGGGAAGGAGAAGGAGTTGGATGAGGAGTATGTGAGTTTGTTCAGGCTCATGGCGGTGAACAACGAGGATTCAATCACATATTCTGAGAAGGAAGTGCACACTGGTGATGATATTCCTTTGGTGCTTAATGAGTTGGATAGAGGGAGCTATGATTTGTATATTTTAGGGCATGGAAAAGGAAGGAACTCTTTGGTGTTGTCGAATTTGATGGAATGGACTGATTGCCCTGAACTTGGGGTCATAGGGGACATGCTTGCATCGAATAGCTTTGATTCTTGCTCCTCGGTGCTTGTGGTGCAACAATATGGGTTTGGGGGAATGAACTTTAATAAGGGTTCCAACGAAGCTACTTCTTCAAAACATGGGGATGTTGAAGCCCTTTTTGGGAAGGGAGAGTAG